A genomic segment from Triplophysa dalaica isolate WHDGS20190420 chromosome 22, ASM1584641v1, whole genome shotgun sequence encodes:
- the ptgdsa gene encoding prostaglandin D2 synthase a has translation MKKIAFLTAFLEMLFAMGTGASVQPQKNFDLQRFAGKWYRVGLAYDSPGFIPYRSKLTISMGIVEPKENGDVNMTMWTSKTSGCQRKVYIYEKSSVPGVFNYYSTRHKRVKDVTVVETNYTEYAMVFKHKKFNKEYTQVALYGRTKRLRADLMEKFRAYAKARGFSRESILTPPPAENCPSSGK, from the exons ATGAAAAAAATTGCCTTTCTGACCGCTTTTTTGGAGATGCTCTTCGCGATGGGAACCGGCGCCAGTGTCCAACCACAGAAAAACTTTGACCTCCAAAGG tTTGCAGGGAAGTGGTATCGGGTCGGGCTCGCCTATGATTCTCCAGGCTTTATTCCATATAGAAGCAAACTCACCATCTCTATGGGCATCGTGGAACCAAAGGAAAATGGCGATGTGAACATGACAATGTGGACTTCAAA GACTTCTGGCTGTCAGCGTAAGGTCTACATTTATGAGAAGTCTTCTGTGCCTGGTGTATTTAACTACTACAGTACTC GTCATAAAAGGGTAAAGGATGTTACAGTGGTGGAGACGAACTACACGGAGTATGCAATGGTCTTCAAACACAAGAAGTTTAACAAGGAGTACACACAAGTGGCTCTTTATG GTCGTACTAAGAGGTTAAGAGCCGATCTGATGGAGAAGTTCAGAGCGTACGCCAAAGCACGAGGCTTCTCCAGAGAATCCATACTGACTCCACCACC
- the slc27a4 gene encoding long-chain fatty acid transport protein 4: protein MLRLACSTVLLLVLRLFAGLPWFQVLPSLFIFYVGSGGWKFLRVFAKTIYRDLHAASVLLRVKLNVKKNLRERNTLPKLFAKSVQKYGDKTALIFEGTGEKWSFKELDDYSNRVANLFLQRGFKEGDVIALFMENRSQYVGLWLGMAKIGVEAALINFNLRLEALVYCVNISNAKAVVFGIELTDALCEVHSSMGKTVKLFCSGEWDSKRVPEGTECLETLLEAAPSNQPKQPDRSFTDRLFYIYTSGTTGMPKAAIVVHSRYYRMAALVYYGFRMKSEDVLYDCLPLYHSAGNIVGVGQCLIHGMTVVIRKKFSASKFWDDCIKYNCTIVQYIGEICRYLLNQPKKEAEHQHKVRMALGNGLRLSIWEEFTNRFNVPQIAEFYGATECNCSLGNFDNKTGACGFNSRILPYIYPIRLVKVDEETMELIRGPDGVCIPCGPGEPGQLVGRIIQNDPLRRFDGYVNQSATNKKIAHSVFKLGDSAYLSGDVLVMDECGYMYFRDRTGDTFRWKGENVSTTEVEGTLSRLLDMKDVVVYGVEVPGAEGKAGMAAIADPEHNTDLQKFSRELEKALPPYARPVFLRFLPEVNKTGTFKFQKTDMRHEGFDPNVVSDKLCFLDCTKGQYVEMNAELHRNIVSGKQKL from the exons ATGTTGCGGTTGGCTTGCTCCACGGTCCTGCTCCTCGTTCTCAGGCTCTTCGCGGGTCTGCCCTGGTTCCAGGTTCTGCCATCCCTTTTTATTTTCTACGTGGGTTCTGGAGGATGGAAGTTCCTCCGTGTGTTTGCAAAGACAATTTACCGCGATTTACA tGCAGCCAGCGTGTTGCTGAGAGTGAAACTGAACGTCAAAAAGAACCTACGCGAGCGAAACACACTCCCCAAACTTTTTGCCAAGTCTGTCCAAAAATACGGTGACAAGACGGCTCTGATTTTCGAAGGAACGGGTGAGAAATGGAGCTTCAAGGAGCTGGATGACTACTCCAACCGTGTGGCTAACCTCTTCCTGCAGAGGGGCTTTAAGGAGGGCGATGTGATCGCTCTCTTCATGGAGAACCGCTCCCAGTACGTGGGGCTTTGGCTGGGCATGGCAAAGATCGGAGTGGAGGCGGCGCTCATCAACTTCAATCTGAGACTGGAGGCTCTGGTTTACTGCGTCAACATCTCTAATGCTAAAGCCGTGGTGTTCGGCATTGAACTTACAGATG CGTTGTGTGAGGTGCACAGCTCTATGGGAAAGACAGTGAAGCTCTTCTGCTCGGGAGAGTGGGATTCTAAACGGGTTCCAGAGGGGACTGAGTGTCTGGAGACGCTGCTGGAGGCAGCACCTTCAAACCAGCCCAAACAACCAGATCGGAGCTTCACAG ATCgcctgttttacatttacacatcagGAACAACTGGAATGCCAAAAGCTGCTATCGTTGTACACAGCAG GTATTACCGCATGGCTGCCCTGGTGTACTATGGTTTCAGAATGAAGTCTGAGGATGTGCTTTATGACTGCTTACCGCTTTACCACTCAGCAG GTAATATTGTGGGAGTTGGACAGTGTCTGATTCATGGAATGACTGTGGTGATCCGAAAGAAATTCAGTGCGTCTAAATTCTGGGATGACTGTATCAAATACAACTGCACA ATCGTCCAGTACATTGGTGAGATCTGTCGGTATCTACTGAATCAGCCAAAGAAGGAAGCTGAGCACCAGCACAAGGTCCGTATGGCCCTCGGCAATGGCCTCCGCCTGTCCATCTGGGAGGAATTCACCAACCGCTTCAACGTGCCGCAAATCGCAGAGTTCTACGGAGCCACAGAGTGCAACTGCAGCCTGGGCAACTTCGACAATAAG ACGGGCGCTTGTGGATTTAATAGTCGGATCTTGCCTTACATCTACCCCATCCGCTTGGTGAAAGTGGACGAGGAGACCATGGAGCTCATCCGAGGACCTGATGGTGTCTGTATACCGTGTGGTCCAG GAGAACCCGGTCAGTTAGTCGGCAGAATCATTCAGAACGACCCCCTAAGACGATTCGACGGCTACGTCAACCAATCGGCCACTAACAAGAAGATCGCCCACAGTGTCTTCAAACTGGGAGATAGTGCTTACCTCTCAG GGGACGTCCTGGTGATGGACGAGTGTGGCTACATGTATTTCAGAGACCGTACTGGAGACACGTTCCGCTGGAAGGGAGAGAACGTGTCCACCACTGAGGTGGAGGGGACGCTCAGTCGCCTGCTGGATATGAAGGATGTGGTGGTGTATGGCGTTGAGGTGCCAG GTGCGGAAGGCAAGGCAGGGATGGCGGCCATAGCAGACCCAGAGCACAACACAGATCTGCAGAAGTTCAGCAGAGAGTTGGAAAAAGCTCTACCACCCTACGCTCGACCCGTGTTCCTACGCTTCCTACCAGAAGTGAATAAAACAG GGACTTTTAAATTCCAAAAGACAGACATGCGGCACGAGGGATTTGACCCCAACGTTGTCTCTGATAAACTCTGCTTCCTGGACTGCACTAAGGGACAGTATGTGGAGATGAATGCAGAACTTCATCGCAACATCGTCTCAGGAAAGCAGAAATTATGA
- the swi5 gene encoding DNA repair protein SWI5 homolog has translation MEASADMNSNVTPAVDDSRFKRTPQQRGVSSRRRLSDSGCTSIRLNSGFKSPVQSSTVTSAFHPEDEAKELRQTLHQLDSEISLLDKDGFVEEELDKHIDLLHEYNDIKDITQTLLGRLAGLRGVTTRDLYNDFGLELDD, from the exons ATGGAAGCGTCCGCAGACATGAACTCTAACGTTACGCCTGCAGTCGATGACAGCCGCTTCAAACGTACGCCACAACAAAGGGGCGTGTCTTCTAGAAGAAG ACTCTCAGATTCTGGGTGTACCTCCATCAGGTTAAATTCGGGTTTCAAATCTCCA GTTCAGAGCAGCACAGTGACATCTGCCTTCCACCCAGAGGATGAGGCCAAAGAGCTCAGACAGACACTCCATCAACTTGATTCAGAAATCTCTCTGCTGGATAAAGA tgGATTTGTTGAAGAGGAGTTGGATAAGCACATAGATTTGCTGCATGAATACAATGATATTAAAGACATCACACAAACTCTGCTGGGCAGATTGG CTGGCCTGCGTGGAGTGACCACAAGAGACTTGTACAATGACTTCGGCCTTGAATTAGACGATTGA
- the fam163ba gene encoding protein FAM163B, which yields MTAGTVVITGGILATVILLCIIAVLCYCRLQYYCCKKEESESEEEEPDFAVTSRLPPVHSNHNILAATVPVATALNGPALFTPPPPRKLTRSQTYCPSCTHYELPFYLQQPEGLRNGGERIGYRSVHQQDLGLPARIPTPLPTQYSTQLSTQLPTQLPTPLGNYHKLNLSRSVTMRDMFTRSCSISTDV from the exons ATGACAGCCGGGACAGTGGTAATCACAGGTGGAATTCTCGCTACAGTAATCTTACTGTGCATTATTGCTGTACTGTGCTACTGTAGACTGCAG TACTATTGCTGTAAGAAGGAGGAGTCGGAGTCAGAGGAGGAGGAGCCTGACTTCGCGGTTACGTCTCGCTTGCCGCCGGTCCACTCCAACCACAACATCCTGGCGGCGACCGTCCCCGTGGCAACCGCCCTCAATGGGCCCGCCCTCTTCACCCCACCACCGCCGCGGAAACTGACGCGCTCGCAGACCTACTGCCCATCCTGCACGCATTACGAGCTGCCGTTTTACCTGCAGCAGCCGGAGGGTCTGAGGAATGGCGGCGAACGCATTGGCTACCGCAGCGTGCATCAACAAGATTTGGGGCTACCCGCTCGGATACCCACCCCCCTGCCCACACAGTATTCCACTCAGTTATCCACCCAGCTACCCACCCAGCTGCCGACACCCCTAGGCAACTACCACAAACTAAACCTCAGCCGCTCGGTTACCATGAGGGATATGTTCACCCGGAGCTGCAGCATCAGCACGGACGTGTAG